The Herbiconiux sp. SALV-R1 nucleotide sequence CAGCTCCCCGTCAGGGCGCGGCTGCTGCGGGTCATCGCGGGCCCCGATCGGCCCGACTACTGCCTGGCGGTCGCGGAGCAGCCCATCCGTCACCGCACCTCGCTCGAGCAGCTGCGGGCCGCGGGGGTCGACCCGGCGAAGGCCGACCCGCAGATGATCAGGGTGCACGACGACGGGTCGGTCGACCTGCTCGTGTTCGGGCTCGTGCTCGCCGCACGCCTGCAGGGCGAGCAGCTCCACGCCGGGAGGCGCGACCTCGCCACCGGGCTCGCCTACGTCGTCGACAACACCCTCCTGAAGGATGCGACCCTCGACCTCCGCAAAGCCCTGTACGTCGCCGTCGTCGACATCACCGACCGCTCCGCGGAGTGAGGTGGGGTGCGCGTCGACTAGGGTTCAGGCGTGGTGCTCAAGGCGATCGACTCGTTCCTGCCCCGCATCGAGGGCGCGGCGATTCCTCGTGGGGCCGCGGCCGACGTCGTGTTCGAGGCGATGTGCGCGGCGCTCGTCTCCGGCGAGTTGGGGCCCGGCATGACCGTGCACGACGCGACAATCGCCGAGCACCTCGGCATCTCGCGCACCCCGGTGCGCGAAGCGATCCAGAGGCTCCGGATGCTCGGTGTCATCGAGTCGGCAGCGAACCGGCACACACGAATCGTCGATGTGTCGCCGGTGCGCACCGAGCAGGCCCTGCACACGTGGACGGGTCTGTTCCAGGTGCTCTGCGAAGAGGTGATCCCTCGCGCAGACGCCGGCATCGTCGCGTCGCTCGTCGAGCAGCACGCGGCCTTCGGGGCAGCGCGTGCTGCAGCCGACGACATCGGCATGGCGCGCACGAACTTCGCGTTCTACGCCGTGCCTCTCCCGCTGTCGCGCAACCCGGTGCTGGTCGACGCCCTTCGTCGCGTCGTGTTCGTCATCAGGCTGGGCGGGCTGAGTCTTCCCGACCACATCGACGTCGACACGGTCGAGAGGGCGCAGCTCGGCGTGGTGGAGGCGTTCCGGCAGGGCGATCCCGCGCCGGCCGCGGCGGCCATGCTGGCGTTGCGGCACCTTCGGATCCCGCGCGAGGAGACCCGATCGGGGGGTTGACCCGGGCGGAACCAGCACCAATATACTGGTGCTCCTTCCGGCCCCGACCTTGGAGACCCAATGCCCGCATCCGTCGTCACCGCACCGCGAGCGCGAGGCATCGCCCGTCTGCGTCACCTGCTCGCCCTGGGGGCGGCCGTCGCACTCGTGGGCGCCGGGTTCGCCGTTCCGTCATCGGCAGTCGCCCGCGAGAGCGCCGCCGATGAGAGCGTCGCCGACGGATGCTCCTTCGAGACCGGGTTCTGCCAGGTCGACGGGCAGCCGGGGTCGTCGCACGAGGTCGCCGTCCCCACCGGTGTGAGCCGCATCACCGCCCTCGTCATCGGCGGAGCGGGGGGTGCGAACAGCTCGGGGCAGCCCGGCGGCCAGGGCGGGTTGACCATGGCGACCTTCGAGGTGAGTGCGGGTCAGACGCTCGACGTCATCATCGGCGGCGCCGCCTCGGGCGCGGCACCGGGCGTCGGCTTCACCTCGGGCGGGAAGGGCGGCCGCTCGGTCGCCACCCCCGACTTCATGCCGACCGGTGGCGGGGGCGGAGGGTCGAGTGCGGTGCTCGACGGCACGTCGGGCGAGGTGATAGCGGTCGCGGGAGGCGGTGGCGGTGCCGGAGGCGACGCTCTCGGTGGAGGTGCGCCGGGCGGCAGCGGGGGAGACGGCGGGCAGCCCGCCTCCTCGGGCGGCAACGGCTCCCCGACGGGCACCTCGAGCGACGGAGCCCAGGGTGGCGACGGCGGAGGAGCGGGGCAGCCCGACGGTGAGGACAACACGACGGTCTCGATCGCCCCGACTCCCGGAGCGGGCGGGGGCGGGTACGCCGACGGCGGCAGCGGCGGCGGCGGATCGAGCGGGTTCACGGGCACACCCGACGGCACCGAGGACTACGCCTCCGCGGGCGGCGGCGGGGGCGGCCAGTCGTACGTCGCGCCCTCGGTCGTGACCTGGCGCTTCCTCGCCTCCGGGCCGTGGAACGCGGCCGGCGACGGAACCGTGCTCCTCTACACCTCGTCCGGATCCGTCTTCACCTGCGCCAGCGGCACCCAAGACGACGTGCTGCCCGACGCGGCCACCGGTGTGATGGTGGTCGCCGCAGGAGGCGCGGGCGAGTCGACCGAGGACAACGGTCAGGGCGGGGCCGGCGCGCTCGTCACGGGTCAGTTCGCGGTTGCGGGCGGCACGCAGCTGAAGGTGGTCGTCGGATGCGCGGGCGACCACGGCGGGTACGGATGGTCGTCGGGAGGGGCCGGCGGAAGCGCGCACGACCTGACCAAGACCGGTGGGCGAGGGGGTGGATCCTCCGCGGTGGTCCCGGGGAACTCGGCTCCGAGCATCGGGGCGGGCGGGGGTGGCGGCGCCGGCGGCCCCATCTTCGACGCGGTCTGCAACTGCTCGGGCGGCAACGGGGGTGTCGGCATCGGCACGCCGGTGGCCGGAGGCATCGGCGAGGCCGGCGCGGGCGGTCAAGGCGGGGGCCTGTTCGGTGGCGACGGAGGTGCGGGGGGCTTCTCCGACGGCGCCTCGGGTGACGACGGTCAGAATGGCGAGTTCCTGAAGGCCCCCGGCGGCGGGGGTGGGGGCGGCATCGTCAGCGGCGGCAGCTTCGGCCGCCGCGGCGGCGAGAGCTCGGCCGGCGGCGGCGGGGGAGCGGGGTCGTCGTACGCGGTCGACGGGGCGATCTTCCTGACGGGCGGCACCCTCGACCCGACGGTGTTCGACGACGGCGTGGTGCTCATCATTCCGGTGGTGCCTCCGCAGCTCTCCACGACGTTGACGATCGACCAGCCCGTCCTCAACGCGACGGGAGCGAAGCCTGACGTGAGCGTCGGGGTGACCTGCACGGTGGCCGGCGACGTCGTCACCTCAGAGCAGCTGCGCTTCGCGGGGGAGCAGCGCACGCTGACGGTGAGCGGGATCGACCGTGGCGCAGAGTGCACGGCGCGCATCCTCGAGCCGGCGGATGCCGGGGCGGCAGACCCGGTCGTCACCGTGATGGACGCGGACAAGCGCATCTCGCTCAGCTACGACGCGTCGAAGGCGAACGCCGGTGGAGGGGGAGGCGCCGCCGGCGCCGGCGCGGGGTCGTCTCGCCTCGCCGACACGGGCGCATCCCCGGCGAACGCCGTCGGGTTGGTCGCACTGCTCCTTGCCGCAGGTGTGGGAGCGCTCGTCGGGAGGCGACGGTTCGCGCGAATGGGCCGGTAAGACGTCGGCACGGCCCCCGCGGCCCTACTCCCGTGAGGGCGACCGGCAAGCCCCTTGCCGGTCGCGAGGGGAGGCCTAGCGTGGGGCGCATGGAGAAGACAAAGATCCGCTGGAACGACGAAGCACGCGCGAAGATCCTCGACGATGCCGACCGGGTGCTGCAGGAGGCCGTCGAGGCGACCGCCGCCTCCCACGCCGACGCCTCGCCGGACGAGGTGTACGCCGAGCTCAACCGCCACCTGAAAGACCGCTTCATCGACTACGAGCCCGGCCCCGACGTGCGCAAGTACGCCGACGCCATCGTGGCGGGTGACATCGGCTGACGACTGTCGCTCCGGGGCGGCACCACGCCAGGATGACAGCATGACCTTCTGCAGCACGCGCCTTCGACGAGGGCGCGCGGCGGGCATGGTGGGGGCCGCGGGCATCGGCATCGTGCTGGCTCTGACCGGATGCACGTCGGCAGACCCCGCGCCGGAGGTCGTCATCGACCTGCTGCAGGAGGACTGGCGCCATGTTCCCGGGGTTGTGGAAGGTGTCGACGGCCTGAGCGTCGCCGCGACGGGGCGACGCATCGTCGAGCAGGACGGCGGGGGTGGGCAGCCGAACCCGCCGGTCGATCTGGCGGGAACACATCTGGTGGCCAGCGGCGACTTCACGATCAGCACGACCTTCGAGAAGGTCATCGCCGATGCAACTCTTGCCGTGTACGACGAACCGCCGGTGATCGCCGACGAGTTCCGCATCGAGCCGCCTGGCGTGCAGCTCACGCTGCGCGGCGACGACCTCGGGGTCGCGGTCTTCGACGGTTCGGTGCAGCGGGAGGTGACCGACCCCGAGCCGGCGACCGAGGAGCACGTGACGCTCTCCGAACCCGGGGCGGAACTCGCCGTGCACCGTTCCGGTGATCGGCTCGAGGTGGCGAGCGGCGGCGAGACCGTCGCATCCGTCTCGGCGGCCGGCGTCTTCGACTCGGGCCAGCTGTGGCTCGGGCTGTCGAGCGACGACGGGTCTTTCACAGTCAGCTCGCTCACCGCCGCGGCGACCGGTGGCGCATCCCTCTCCGCAGCAGGGTCCGTCGCCGCCGACGCGAGCCCGTCGGCCGACGGGCTGCAGGCTCTCGCGACCCAGGCTCGCCCGGGGTTCCTCGTCGGCGCGGCGGTCGCCCTCGGCCCGCTCGCCTCCGACGCGGAGTACGCGAGCGCGTTCGTCGGGAACTTCGGCGCGCTCACCCCCGAGAATGTGATGAAGCCGCAGGCGTTGTCGCCGCGGCAGGGCGAGTACCTCTTCGAGGAGGCCGATGCCGTGCTCGACCTCGCGGAGAGCAAGGGGATCGCGGTGCACGGCCACACCATCGCCTTCTCGGAGGCCATGCCCCGCTGGATGCAGGACCTGCCGGTCGACTCCGAAGGGGAGCGCGAGGCGAGCTCCGCGATCCTGCTCGACTACGTCGACACCGTCGTCACCCACTTCGCGGGCCGGCTGCACTCCCTCGACGTCGTCAACGAACCGTTCGACGTCGACCAGGGAACGCAGCTGCAGGAGAACATCTGGTTCCGCGTCTTCGGGCCGGGCTACCCGGCGGTCGTCTCGAGGGCCGTTCACGACGCCGACCCCGGGGTGCTGCAGTTCATCAACGAGAACGGCGCCGACGTGCCCGGGCCCCGACAAGACGCCCTGCTCGAGCTCGCCCTCGACACGAACCGGCAGGGCGGGCACATCGACGGGGTGGGCCTCCAAGCGCACGTCTACGACCTCGACACCGACGCCATCTCCGCCGACGACCTCACCACGACACTCGAGACGTTCGGAGATGCCGGCCTGGTGGTGCGGATCTCGGAGAACGACGTTCCGGGCAGCGACGGCCTCGACGCCCAGGCGGAGCAGTACGCGACGGCGCTGAGCACCTGCCTCCGCTCGGAGACCTGCGTGTCGTACACGACCTGGGGGGTCGACGATCGGTACGACGTCTTCCTCGACGGCGACGGCGCCCTGCAGCACGGGCACGACCTCCTCTTCGACGAGGGCGAGCCGACGCCCGCGTACGACGCGCTGCGCGAGGTGCTCGCGGGCTTCGGCGGCTGAGGCCGGCGGACAACTGCTCGGCCCGGTGTCGTCGGCGGTGTACGAGAAGCGGCCGGGTGTGAAGGTCGCCCGCTGCGGCGCGTCGTCGATGCGCTGGCCGCTGACGTCGATGGCGCGGATGCGATCATCGCCGCCCCGATCTCCGGCAGATCGGTCTCGACCCACCGCGAGCAGGAGCACCCCCGGCAACGCCCGTCACGACGATCCTCCGCCGCGACCAGCGCCGCTCAGGCCGTCGCCGGAGTCTGCGCACGTGTGCTGTCGGTCGTGCCCGTCATGGTCGCCCCCTGTCCACGCGATGCTCAAGTGTGACCCTGTGCGCCGCCCCCGCATCCGTGGCACCGTCCAGCTCGGCGTCGGGCCGGCGCCGCGGTACCGATCGACGCGCGAGGGCCGCGCGGTAAGGTGCTGGGGTGAGTGGACG carries:
- a CDS encoding GntR family transcriptional regulator, with amino-acid sequence MVLKAIDSFLPRIEGAAIPRGAAADVVFEAMCAALVSGELGPGMTVHDATIAEHLGISRTPVREAIQRLRMLGVIESAANRHTRIVDVSPVRTEQALHTWTGLFQVLCEEVIPRADAGIVASLVEQHAAFGAARAAADDIGMARTNFAFYAVPLPLSRNPVLVDALRRVVFVIRLGGLSLPDHIDVDTVERAQLGVVEAFRQGDPAPAAAAMLALRHLRIPREETRSGG
- a CDS encoding endo-1,4-beta-xylanase, whose amino-acid sequence is MTFCSTRLRRGRAAGMVGAAGIGIVLALTGCTSADPAPEVVIDLLQEDWRHVPGVVEGVDGLSVAATGRRIVEQDGGGGQPNPPVDLAGTHLVASGDFTISTTFEKVIADATLAVYDEPPVIADEFRIEPPGVQLTLRGDDLGVAVFDGSVQREVTDPEPATEEHVTLSEPGAELAVHRSGDRLEVASGGETVASVSAAGVFDSGQLWLGLSSDDGSFTVSSLTAAATGGASLSAAGSVAADASPSADGLQALATQARPGFLVGAAVALGPLASDAEYASAFVGNFGALTPENVMKPQALSPRQGEYLFEEADAVLDLAESKGIAVHGHTIAFSEAMPRWMQDLPVDSEGEREASSAILLDYVDTVVTHFAGRLHSLDVVNEPFDVDQGTQLQENIWFRVFGPGYPAVVSRAVHDADPGVLQFINENGADVPGPRQDALLELALDTNRQGGHIDGVGLQAHVYDLDTDAISADDLTTTLETFGDAGLVVRISENDVPGSDGLDAQAEQYATALSTCLRSETCVSYTTWGVDDRYDVFLDGDGALQHGHDLLFDEGEPTPAYDALREVLAGFGG